From the genome of Ahaetulla prasina isolate Xishuangbanna chromosome 15, ASM2864084v1, whole genome shotgun sequence, one region includes:
- the ASCC2 gene encoding activating signal cointegrator 1 complex subunit 2 isoform X2 — MPALPLDELQFTEKDLLTGKIKTLPALHPRNKTDRSFVVYKPLPSTEDPALVEEFSERARFIAGDLDWLLALPHDKFWCQVVFDETLQKCLDSYLRYAPRKFDTRTDLPAEVKDLEKHLHRSVFLTFLRMSTHKESKDHFITPSVFGEVLYNNFLFDIPKILDLCVLFGKGNGTLLQKMIGNIFTQQSSYFSDLDETMPTILQVFSNILRACGLQGEEASASPQKLEERVRMTPKGLPLQELKDIILYVCDSCITLWAFLDIFPSACQTFQKHDFCFRLAAFYELVVPELESAIKKRHHENIRVLSDLWRRLSHSRKKMVEMFHMVVHQLCLQPILESSCDNIQAYIEEFLQIFTSVLQETRFLRDYDELFPLADDVSLLQQASSALDETRTSYILQAVESAWDKTDRRRKTIQDPPLPETATGAVTLPGASERMEHFEEPDPLECAGAAAAPVAPVSGVELDSLISQVKDLLPDLGEGFVLACLEEYNYNVEHVINNLLEDKLAASLQTLDRTMPRPVKPDPTPLVTSRCNVFQDDEFDVFSKDVVDVSRIQKGKRSDKATTKSLLNDKRLVQEQRERYNQYSVIVEEVPEPSGGRLFSQEDYEDEYDDTYDGNQVGANDADSDDELISRRPFTIPQVLRSKEEEEQEEEEEEEEEMEDKEATKDHFVQDPAVLRERAEARRVTFLARKGQKPDNSAALTGGAKGRGQNRETVQERRKKEASKGTRANHNRRAMADRKRSKGMIPS, encoded by the exons ATGCCAGCTTTGCCTCTGGATGAACTCCAGTTTACGGAGAAAGATTTACTGACGGGGAAGATAAAAACTTTACCAGCGCTG CATCCCCGAAATAAAACCGACCGCTCTTTTGTGGTGTACAAGCCCCTCCCGAGCACCGAAGACCCAGCCCTGGTGGAGGAGTTTTCCGAACGAGCCAGGTTTATCGCGGGGGATCTGGATTGGCTCCTGGCTCTGCCTCACGATAAATTCTGGTGCCAG GTCGTTTTCGACGAGACGCTCCAGAAATGCCTGGATTCGTACCTGCGCTACGCCCCCCGCAAATTCGACACCAGGACGGACCTCCCTGCTGAGGTGAAAGACCTGGAGAAGCACCTCCATCGGAGCGTTTTCCTCACCTTCCTCCGCATGTCCACCCACAAGGAATCCAAA GATCATTTCATTACACCGTCGGTATTTGGAGAGGTCCTTTACAATAACTTCTTATTCGACATCCCCAAGATCTTGGATCTGTGCGTCCTGTTTGGAAAAGGCAACGGCACCTTGCTCCAGAAGATGATTG GAAACATCTTCACCCAACAGTCAAGTTACTTCAGTGATTTGGATGAAACCATGCCCACAATTCTTCAG GTTTTCAGCAATATCCTGCGTGCCTGTGGCTTGCAAGGTGAAGAGGCTTCAGCCAGTCCACAGAAGCTGGAGGAAAGGGTCAGGATGACTCCAAAGGGGCTACCTTTGCAG GAGCTGAAAGATATTATCCTCTACGTGTGTGACAGCTGCATCACCCTGTGGGCCTTTCTCGACATCTTTCCTTCGGCTTGCCAGACTTTCCAGAAGCACGACTTCTGTTTCAG GCTGGCTGCTTTTTACGAGCTGGTGGTCCCCGAGTTGGAATCCGCTATCAAGAAACGGCACCACGAAAACATCAG AGTACTGTCGGATCTATGGAGGAGGCTGTCTCATTCTCGGAAGAAGATGGTGGAGATGTTTCACATGGTGGTCCACCAGCTGTGCCTTCAACCCATTTTGGAAagcag CTGTGACAACATCCAGGCCTACATTGAAGAGTTCCTGCAGATTTTCACCTCCGTGCTTCAGGAGACGAG GTTTCTCCGAGATTACGATGAGCTGTTCCCTCTGGCCGATGATGTCAGCCTCCTCCAACAAGCCTCCTCCGCCCT AGATGAAACTCGAACGTCTTACATTTTGCAAGCTGTGGAAAGTGCCTGGGACAAAACAGACAGAAGGAGAAAAACGATCCAAGATCCACCCCTCCCTGAAACCGCAACCGGGGCCGTTACACTCCCCGGTGCCTCAGAGCGAATGGAACACTTTGAGGAACCGGATCCCCTGGAG TGTGCAGGAGCAGCTGCAGCTCCCGTAGCCCCTGTCTCTGGAGTAGAGCTGGATTCCCTGATCTCTCAGGTAAAGGATCTGCTCCCTGACCTTGGAGAAGGTTTTGTCCTGGCCTGCTTGGAGGAGTACAACTACAACGTGGAGCACGTCATCAACAACCTTCTAGAGGACAAGTTGGCGGCCTCCCTACAGACGCTTGATAGAACCATGCCTAG GCCTGTGAAACCAGACCCGACTCCGCTTGTCACTTCCCGGTGCAACGTGTTCCAGGATGACGAGTTTGATGTTTTCAGCAAGGATGTGGTGGACGTCTCTCGGATTCAGAAAGGCAAAAG GAGCGACAAAGCCACCACGAAAAGCCTGCTGAACGACAAGCGCCTGGTGCAGGAGCAGCGAGAACGCTACAACCAATACTCCGTGATTGTCGAAGAGGTCCCCGAACCGAGCGGGGGTCGCCTCTTCTCCCAGGAGGATTACGAGGACGAATACGACGACACCTACGATGGCAACCAGGTGGGAGCCAACGATGCGGACTCTGACGACGAGCTAATCAGCAGGAG GCCGTTCACCATCCCTCAAGTCCTGAGGtcgaaagaagaagaggagcaggaggaagaagaggaggaagaggaagagatggaggacaAAGAGGCGACAAAG GATCATTTTGTTCAAGATCCAGCTGTCCTCCGGGAGCGAGCTGAGGCCAGGCGGGTGACCTTCCTGGCAAGAAAAGG GCAAAAGCCAGATAACTCGGCAGCCTTGACGGGCGGTGCCAAGGGCCGTGGCCAAAACCGAGAGACAGTACAGGAGCGACGGAAGAAAGAAGCCAGCAAGGGGACGAGGGCGAACCATAACAGGCGTGCAATGGCTGACCGGAAGCGCAGTAAAGGCATGATCCCGTCTTGA
- the ASCC2 gene encoding activating signal cointegrator 1 complex subunit 2 isoform X1 yields the protein MTPKGLPLQELKDIILYVCDSCITLWAFLDIFPSACQTFQKHDFCFRLAAFYELVVPELESAIKKRHHENIRVLSDLWRRLSHSRKKMVEMFHMVVHQLCLQPILESSCDNIQAYIEEFLQIFTSVLQETRFLRDYDELFPLADDVSLLQQASSALDETRTSYILQAVESAWDKTDRRRKTIQDPPLPETATGAVTLPGASERMEHFEEPDPLECAGAAAAPVAPVSGVELDSLISQVKDLLPDLGEGFVLACLEEYNYNVEHVINNLLEDKLAASLQTLDRTMPRPVKPDPTPLVTSRCNVFQDDEFDVFSKDVVDVSRIQKGKRSDKATTKSLLNDKRLVQEQRERYNQYSVIVEEVPEPSGGRLFSQEDYEDEYDDTYDGNQVGANDADSDDELISRRPFTIPQVLRSKEEEEQEEEEEEEEEMEDKEATKDHFVQDPAVLRERAEARRVTFLARKGQKPDNSAALTGGAKGRGQNRETVQERRKKEASKGTRANHNRRAMADRKRSKGMIPS from the exons ATGACTCCAAAGGGGCTACCTTTGCAG GAGCTGAAAGATATTATCCTCTACGTGTGTGACAGCTGCATCACCCTGTGGGCCTTTCTCGACATCTTTCCTTCGGCTTGCCAGACTTTCCAGAAGCACGACTTCTGTTTCAG GCTGGCTGCTTTTTACGAGCTGGTGGTCCCCGAGTTGGAATCCGCTATCAAGAAACGGCACCACGAAAACATCAG AGTACTGTCGGATCTATGGAGGAGGCTGTCTCATTCTCGGAAGAAGATGGTGGAGATGTTTCACATGGTGGTCCACCAGCTGTGCCTTCAACCCATTTTGGAAagcag CTGTGACAACATCCAGGCCTACATTGAAGAGTTCCTGCAGATTTTCACCTCCGTGCTTCAGGAGACGAG GTTTCTCCGAGATTACGATGAGCTGTTCCCTCTGGCCGATGATGTCAGCCTCCTCCAACAAGCCTCCTCCGCCCT AGATGAAACTCGAACGTCTTACATTTTGCAAGCTGTGGAAAGTGCCTGGGACAAAACAGACAGAAGGAGAAAAACGATCCAAGATCCACCCCTCCCTGAAACCGCAACCGGGGCCGTTACACTCCCCGGTGCCTCAGAGCGAATGGAACACTTTGAGGAACCGGATCCCCTGGAG TGTGCAGGAGCAGCTGCAGCTCCCGTAGCCCCTGTCTCTGGAGTAGAGCTGGATTCCCTGATCTCTCAGGTAAAGGATCTGCTCCCTGACCTTGGAGAAGGTTTTGTCCTGGCCTGCTTGGAGGAGTACAACTACAACGTGGAGCACGTCATCAACAACCTTCTAGAGGACAAGTTGGCGGCCTCCCTACAGACGCTTGATAGAACCATGCCTAG GCCTGTGAAACCAGACCCGACTCCGCTTGTCACTTCCCGGTGCAACGTGTTCCAGGATGACGAGTTTGATGTTTTCAGCAAGGATGTGGTGGACGTCTCTCGGATTCAGAAAGGCAAAAG GAGCGACAAAGCCACCACGAAAAGCCTGCTGAACGACAAGCGCCTGGTGCAGGAGCAGCGAGAACGCTACAACCAATACTCCGTGATTGTCGAAGAGGTCCCCGAACCGAGCGGGGGTCGCCTCTTCTCCCAGGAGGATTACGAGGACGAATACGACGACACCTACGATGGCAACCAGGTGGGAGCCAACGATGCGGACTCTGACGACGAGCTAATCAGCAGGAG GCCGTTCACCATCCCTCAAGTCCTGAGGtcgaaagaagaagaggagcaggaggaagaagaggaggaagaggaagagatggaggacaAAGAGGCGACAAAG GATCATTTTGTTCAAGATCCAGCTGTCCTCCGGGAGCGAGCTGAGGCCAGGCGGGTGACCTTCCTGGCAAGAAAAGG GCAAAAGCCAGATAACTCGGCAGCCTTGACGGGCGGTGCCAAGGGCCGTGGCCAAAACCGAGAGACAGTACAGGAGCGACGGAAGAAAGAAGCCAGCAAGGGGACGAGGGCGAACCATAACAGGCGTGCAATGGCTGACCGGAAGCGCAGTAAAGGCATGATCCCGTCTTGA
- the LOC131185723 gene encoding cytochrome b-c1 complex subunit 9, translating into MALVQQLYRFVFRRTSTLVFTVVVGAVIFERGFDQATEAIFCRLNEGRLWKDIKHRYEVKQD; encoded by the exons ATGGCGTTGGTGCAGCAGCTGTACCGGTTCGTCTTCCGCCGCACGTCCACGCTGGTTTTCACGGTCGTGGTGGGCGCCGTGATTTTCGAGCGGGGCTTCGACCAGGCCACGGAGGCGATTTTCTGCCGCCTCAACGAAGGG agactctggaaagacatCAAGCACAGATACGAAGTCAAGCAAGACTGA